The Henckelia pumila isolate YLH828 chromosome 2, ASM3356847v2, whole genome shotgun sequence genome includes a window with the following:
- the LOC140882995 gene encoding uncharacterized protein isoform X1, translating into MAGGATEEEPCTNPLGRSSIFYYGVGHMLNDITAACWFTYLLVFLTDIGLAPSDAAIVMLSGQIADGFTAIFAGDLIDRYGHFKLWHCAGSILVAVSFSSVFGGCLPCKITGSNSLYFETMSYSFFAAIFNVGWAATQVSHMSMVNCITLNSTSRAVLASCRNAFTMLANLSLYAVAFVVFNIDTIRSGINVENQYRWIAFLSIFIGCCFAGIFHFGTEEPRLKREARENGNARVSWAYWFNKVLYYQVALVYVLTRLVTNVSQAFLAFYVINDLQMIQSSKAVVPAVIYISSFLVSVLLQEITWTGQRSKVLYSVGGLLWIISGAGIFFLPSSMSSFMYMLSIVIGAANALMMVSGVSMQSFLVGTDLNGCAFVYGSLSFMDKVSCGLALCILESYESFPGVSNSHHPSFHFSVTRYGLGLVPAVCSLVGVLVTLCMKLPDPSFTPLSDTLLA; encoded by the exons ATGGCAGGGGGCGCCACTGAGGAGGAGCCTTGCACCAATCCCCTTGGAAGGAGCTCTATTTTCTATTACGGGGTGGGACATATGCTGAATGATATAACAGCTGCCTGTTGGTTTACGTATCTCTTGGTATTTTTGACTGATATTGGATTGGCTCCAAG TGATGCTGCAATTGTCATGCTTTCGGGTCAAATTGCTGATGGATTCACAGCCATATTTGCTGGTGATTTG ATAGACAGATATGGCCATTTTAAGCTATGGCATTGTGCGGGATCAATTTTGGTAGCTGTCTCATTTTCTTCGGTCTTTGGTGGTTGTTTACCTTGCAAAATCACCGGGTCCAATTCATTATATTTTGAAACCATGAGTTATAGCTTCTTTGCTGCAATCTTCAATGTCGGCTGGGCAGCTACGCAAGTATCTCACAT GTCGATGGTGAACTGCATCACTTTGAATTCTACAAGCAGAGCAGTTTTGGCGAGCTGTCGCAATGCTTTTACGATG CTTGCCAATCTTAGTTTATATGCTGTTGCCTTTGTGGTTTTCAACATCGACACAATAAGGTCAGGTATCAATGTTGAAAATCAG TACCGCTGGATAGCATTTTTATCAATCTTCATTGGATGCTGTTTCGCGGGTATATTTCATTTTGGCACTGAAGAGCCAAG ATTGAAAAGAGAAGCACGTGAAAATGGTAATGCCAGAGTTTCTTGGGCGTACTGGTTTAACAAAGTGCTGTATTACCAAGTGGCCCTTGTTTATGTGCTAACAAGACTCGTTACAAATGTTTCCCAG GCATTTCTAGCTTTCTATGTCATTAATGATCTGCAAATGATCCAATCCTCAAAAGCTGTG GTTCCTGCTGTTATCTACATTAGCAGCTTCCTCGTATCAGTCCTCCTACAG GAGATAACCTGGACAGGTCAACGTTCTAAGGTGCTATATTCTGTCGGAGGGCTTCTTTGGATAATTTCTGGTGCAGGGATCTTCTTTCTTCCAAGTAGCATGAGTTCTTTTATGTATATGTTATCCATAGTGATTGGAGCTGCAAATGCTTTGATGATG GTTTCTGGGGTGAGCATGCAGAGTTTTCTTGTTGGCACAGATCTCAACGGATGCGCCTTCGTGTATGGATCTTTGAGCTTTATGGACAAAGTATCATGTGGACTGGCATTATGTATTCTTGAGTCTTATGAAA GCTTTCCAGGAGTGAGCAACTCACATCATCCAAGTTTCCATTTCTCTGTCACGAGATACGGACTAGGCCTCGTTCCCGCAGTTTGCTCCCTTGTCGGGGTGTTGGTAACACTCTGCATGAAGCTCCCGGATCCCAGTTTTACGCCTTTGTCGGATACTCTGCTGGCATAA
- the LOC140882995 gene encoding uncharacterized protein isoform X2, whose translation MSYSFFAAIFNVGWAATQVSHMSMVNCITLNSTSRAVLASCRNAFTMLANLSLYAVAFVVFNIDTIRSGINVENQYRWIAFLSIFIGCCFAGIFHFGTEEPRLKREARENGNARVSWAYWFNKVLYYQVALVYVLTRLVTNVSQAFLAFYVINDLQMIQSSKAVVPAVIYISSFLVSVLLQEITWTGQRSKVLYSVGGLLWIISGAGIFFLPSSMSSFMYMLSIVIGAANALMMVSGVSMQSFLVGTDLNGCAFVYGSLSFMDKVSCGLALCILESYESFPGVSNSHHPSFHFSVTRYGLGLVPAVCSLVGVLVTLCMKLPDPSFTPLSDTLLA comes from the exons ATGAGTTATAGCTTCTTTGCTGCAATCTTCAATGTCGGCTGGGCAGCTACGCAAGTATCTCACAT GTCGATGGTGAACTGCATCACTTTGAATTCTACAAGCAGAGCAGTTTTGGCGAGCTGTCGCAATGCTTTTACGATG CTTGCCAATCTTAGTTTATATGCTGTTGCCTTTGTGGTTTTCAACATCGACACAATAAGGTCAGGTATCAATGTTGAAAATCAG TACCGCTGGATAGCATTTTTATCAATCTTCATTGGATGCTGTTTCGCGGGTATATTTCATTTTGGCACTGAAGAGCCAAG ATTGAAAAGAGAAGCACGTGAAAATGGTAATGCCAGAGTTTCTTGGGCGTACTGGTTTAACAAAGTGCTGTATTACCAAGTGGCCCTTGTTTATGTGCTAACAAGACTCGTTACAAATGTTTCCCAG GCATTTCTAGCTTTCTATGTCATTAATGATCTGCAAATGATCCAATCCTCAAAAGCTGTG GTTCCTGCTGTTATCTACATTAGCAGCTTCCTCGTATCAGTCCTCCTACAG GAGATAACCTGGACAGGTCAACGTTCTAAGGTGCTATATTCTGTCGGAGGGCTTCTTTGGATAATTTCTGGTGCAGGGATCTTCTTTCTTCCAAGTAGCATGAGTTCTTTTATGTATATGTTATCCATAGTGATTGGAGCTGCAAATGCTTTGATGATG GTTTCTGGGGTGAGCATGCAGAGTTTTCTTGTTGGCACAGATCTCAACGGATGCGCCTTCGTGTATGGATCTTTGAGCTTTATGGACAAAGTATCATGTGGACTGGCATTATGTATTCTTGAGTCTTATGAAA GCTTTCCAGGAGTGAGCAACTCACATCATCCAAGTTTCCATTTCTCTGTCACGAGATACGGACTAGGCCTCGTTCCCGCAGTTTGCTCCCTTGTCGGGGTGTTGGTAACACTCTGCATGAAGCTCCCGGATCCCAGTTTTACGCCTTTGTCGGATACTCTGCTGGCATAA
- the LOC140882064 gene encoding probable E3 ubiquitin-protein ligase RHC2A — protein MSSSPSTTTPPRLFYHPAFWCHSCDMSIGLPPSPTPTALLCPHCHRDSLEQMDLEDSLAPPSPASRNPFSMDPHNATSLTLTPSDDNFLLNSPYLHRLIHHLTTTATDVENPRSNPAPKASIDSLEEITITLDNDPTLLCPVCKDPFVINSVAKLMPCKHTYHSECIVPWLEINNSCPVCRYKLPTCLEKGAEIGREDVRFMRLEEFVDDEVDLYGFRNTLRHIVRRQGWSEEGNVGSGSEENFFSPTQVGAVERGDEVLERENSVETVSSWPRWQVDEDGGGHGDAGASART, from the coding sequence ATGTCATCCAGCCCGTCAACCACCACCCCTCCCCGCCTCTTCTACCACCCCGCCTTCTGGTGCCACTCCTGCGACATGAGCATCGGCCTTCCGCCCTCTCCCACACCCACCGCCCTCCTCTGCCCTCACTGCCATCGCGACTCCCTTGAACAGATGGATTTGGAAGATTCTCTCGCCCCACCTTCCCCCGCCTCCCGAAACCCCTTCTCCATGGACCCCCACAACGCCACCTCTTTGACCTTAACCCCTTCCGATGACAATTTCCTTCTCAACAGCCCATACCTCCACCGCCTCATCCACCACCTCACCACCACCGCTACTGACGTCGAAAACCCACGTTCGAACCCTGCCCCGAAGGCGTCCATCGATTCATTAGAAGAAATCACGATTACCCTCGATAATGACCCTACTTTGCTTTGCCCGGTGTGCAAGGACCCGTTTGTTATAAACTCTGTCGCCAAATTGATGCCTTGTAAACACACATATCATTCAGAGTGCATCGTTCCTTGGCTCGAGATAAACAACTCTTGCCCCGTGTGCCGATACAAGCTACCCACATGCCTGGAGAAGGGAGCGGAGATCGGTAGGGAGGATGTGCGATTTATGAGGCTTGAGGAATTTGTGGATGATGAGGTGGATTTATATGGGTTTAGGAATACGCTTAGGCATATTGTGCGAAGGCAGGGGTGGAGTGAGGAGGGAAACGTTGGCAGTGGAAGCGAGGAGAATTTTTTCTCGCCGACACAGGTTGGGGCGGTTGAGAGAGGAGATGAGGTTTTAGAGAGGGAAAACAGTGTGGAGACAGTGTCGAGTTGGCCAAGGTGGCAAGTGGATGAGGATGGGGGAGGGCATGGCGATGCCGGTGCATCTGCAAGAACTTGA
- the LOC140877135 gene encoding citrate synthase, mitochondrial-like, whose amino-acid sequence MVFYKSISLLSRLRSRAIQQPGLSTSVRWLQIQTSSDVDLHSQLKELIPEQQERLKKLKSEHGKVHLGNITVDMVLGGMRGMTGLLWETSLLDPEEGIRFRGLSIPECQKLLPAAKHGGEPLPEGLLWLLLTGKVPTEEQVSSLSKDLRSRAIVPDHVYKTIDALPVTAHPMTQFATGVMALQVQSEFQKAYEKGIHKSKYWEPAYEDSLNLIAQVPIVASYVYRRMYKNGEVIPMDDSLDYGGNFAHMLGFDDPAMLELMRLYVTIHSDHEGGNVSAHTGHLVASALSDPYLSFAAALNGLAGPLHGLANQEVLLWIKSVVKECGENVSKENLKDYVWKTLNSGKVVPGFGHGVLRKTDPRYTCQREFALKHLPDDPLFKLVSHLYEVVPPILLELGKVKNPWPNVDAHSGVLLNYYGLTEARYFTVLFGVSRAIGICAQLIWDRALGLPLERPKSVTMEWIESYSKKAASA is encoded by the exons ATGGTGTTCTATAAAAGCATTTCTCTATTATCCAGGCTGCGTTCACGAGCC ATTCAGCAGCCAGGTCTCAGCACTTCTGTTCGCTGGCTTCAAATCCAAACCTCCTCTGATGTT GATCTCCATTCTCAGCTGAAGGAGTTGATTCCAGAACAGCAG GAACGCCTAAAAAAACTTAAGTCTGAACACGGAAAGGTTCATCTGGGAAACATCACAGTCGATATG GTACTTGGTGGGATGAGGGGAATGACTGGATTATTGTGGGAAACCTCGTTGCTTGACCCAGAAGAG GGAATTCGTTTTCGAGGTTTGTCTATTCCTGAATGTCAAAAGTTGTTACCTGCTGCGAAGCATGGTGGAGAACCATTGCCTGAGGGTCTCCTCTGGCTACTTTTAACAGGGAAG GTTCCAACAGAAGAACAAGTGAGTTCGCTGTCAAAGGATCTGAGAAGTCGTGCTATTGTCCCAG ATCATGTGTACAAAACTATTGATGCTTTACCCGTTACTGCTCATCCGATGACTCAGTTTGCTACTGGTGTCATGGCTCTTCAG GTTCAAAGTGAATTTCAGAAGGCATATGAGAAAGGGATCCACAAATCTAA GTATTGGGAACCAGCATACGAGGACTCCCTTAATTTGATTGCTCAAGTTCCCATTGTAGCTTCATATGTCTACCGCAG GATGTATAAGAATGGAGAAGTTATACCAATGGATGACTCCCTTGACTATGGTGGAAATTTCGCCCACATGTTGGGCTTTGATGATCCGGCCATGCTAGAGCTTATGAGGCTTTATGTCACCATTCATAG TGATCATGAAGGTGGGAATGTTAGTGCCCATACTGGTCATCTG GTTGCGAGTGCCCTCTCAGATCCATATCTATCATTTGCTGCTGCATTAAATGGTCTAGCTGGTCCACTTCATGGTTTGGCTAATCAG GAGGTGTTACTGTGGATTAAATCTGTCGTAAAAGAGTGTGGGGAGAATGTTAGCAAGGAAAATTTGAAAGACTATGTATGGAAAACATTGAACAGTGGCAAG GTTGTTCCTGGATTTGGGCACGGAGTTCTGCGCAAGACAGATCCAAGATACACATGCCAGAGAGAATTTGCTCTGAAGCATTTGCCTGATGATCCACTATTTAAACTG GTTTCACATCTTTATGAAGTGGTACCCCCTATACTGTTGGAGCTAGGCAAG GTAAAAAATCCTTGGCCCAATGTAGACGCCCATAGTGGAGTGTTGCTTAATTACTATGGCCTAACGGAAGCAAG ATATTTCACTGTTCTCTTTGGTGTGTCAAGAGCTATTGGCATTTGTGCACAG CTTATATGGGATCGAGCCCTGGGATTACCCCTAGAGAGGCCGAAGAGTGTTACAATGGAATGGATTGAAAGCTACAGCAAGAAAGCAGCTTCCGCTTGA
- the LOC140884355 gene encoding uncharacterized protein has translation MTENGRTTPPEVAADAQLFGLLSNLLQQVESLTNQEEVELRAKIESLGLEIRKVPPKSAKHLNEMEIAEELDKLSAKLDDVDEMISSAIASDPQVKNLLSSTADVWIPVITATSDERRNFTSTVGEENGSEDQGNGSA, from the exons ATGACGGAAAATGGAAGAACAACGCCGCCGGAGGTCGCGGCCGACGCCCAGCTGTTTGGCCTGCTCTCCAATCTTCTTCAGCAG GTAGAATCGTTAACCAATCAAGAAGAAGTCGAGCTGCGTGCCAAGATCGAATCCCTGGGATTGGAGATTAGGAAAGTTCCTCCCAAATCGGCTAAACATCTTAATGAG ATGGAGATAGCAGAGGAGTTGGACAAATTATCAGCGAAACTAGACGATGTGGATGAGATGATATCCTCAGCAATTGCTTCAGACCCACAGGTCAAGAATCTCTTAAGCAGCACGGCCGATGTTTGGATTCCGGTTATTACTGCAACATCTGATGAAAGGCGTAATTTTACTTCCACGGTCGGAGAAGAAAACGGTAGTGAAGATCAAGGGAATGGTTCTGCATAG